From one Lycium barbarum isolate Lr01 chromosome 6, ASM1917538v2, whole genome shotgun sequence genomic stretch:
- the LOC132645211 gene encoding protein CANDIDATE G-PROTEIN COUPLED RECEPTOR 2, whose translation MRSIVAELPPSSSATPAESGGGGGWLYGWLVECHGLWHNVLMIVPSALFVLYLGSQAKRSFSKVSNGRSHVVAALYAILWLVSIFNLVWSSLQAWECAPGKQFVWTVISLFTTSGMLFLEVSLIAFLLQGNHASGREALTQTFLISALVVGLDMLLKGIYLFGFGIQLFDVSNNGSQWALWVVHKLLLTGVYGLIFFMYRSRWRERLPARPAFQNYISITFCLNATALIACALAAHGAGFGLWLYNITVICYHAMYLPLLYVTFLADFLQEDDLHLENVYYSEMKDAGFFDVDWE comes from the exons atgagatccATTGTGGCGGAGCTACCACCGTCTTCTTCCGCAACACCGGCAGAGAGCGGCGGCGGCGGGGGTTGGTTGTACGGTTGGCTTGTAGAGTGTCATGGTTTATGGCATAATGTGTTGATGATAGTGCCTTCAGCACTGTTTGTTTTGTATTTGGGTTCACAAGCTAAGAGAAGCTTCTCCAAGGTTTCTAATGGTAGATCGCATGTTGTAGCTGCTCTTTATGCTATTCTATGGCTTGTTAGTATCTTCAATTTGGTCTGGTCCTCTCTTCAG GCATGGGAGTGTGCTCCAGGGAAGCAATTTGTGTGGACTGTCATCTCCTTGTTCACAACATCTGGCATGCTATTTCTTGAAGTAAGCTTGATAGCCTTTCTACTTCAAGGGAACCATGCAAGTGGACGTGAGGCTTTAACACAGACTTTTCTAATCTCAGCACTTGTAGTTGGATTGGATATGCTTCTCAAG GGGATCTACCTATTTGGATTTGGTATTCAGTTGTTTGATGTTAGCAACAATGGCTCGCAATGGGCCTTATGGGTTGTTCACAAGTTGCTGCTAACTGGAGTATATGGCCTCATCTTTTTTATGTATCGATCTAGATGGAGAGAAAGGTTGCCAG CAAGACCTGCATTCCAGAACTATATTTCCATCACGTTTTGCTTAAATGCGACTGCTTTGATTGCATGTGCACTTGCAGCACATGGCGCTGGATTTGGATTATG GTTGTACAATATCACGGTCATCTGCTACCACGCCATGTACCTTCCTCTGTTGTATGTTACTTTTCTGGCGGACTTTCTCCAG GAGGATGACTTGCATCTGGAGAATGTATACTACTCAGAAATGAAAGATGCTGGCTTCTTTGATGTCGATTGGGAGTAA
- the LOC132645212 gene encoding vesicle-associated protein 1-1-like, translating into MYAAELVEIVPRELKFIFEPKKQNSCTIRLVNKSQNHVAFKVKTTSPKKYCVRPNTGVIKPRSSCDFTVTMQAQKAPPPDMACKDKFLVQCTVVAEETVEDDITSAMFSKDDGKYVQENKMRVILVSPHSSPVLSPINGAQGDLPSYTDSPREDQVHGNENISSQQEGSINGVHNHSGRYEESLTRDQVNPLDQNPQKELDENVSEFKKENANMQMEGKHVQLETRKHEEEMELVKNVGIMKSKISELERKLSEAKDTISRLTEERKFTAQERESLQRELVMLTNKKGGKKVRVGFPLLYVITVAFISMVFGYLLHY; encoded by the exons ATGTATGCCGCCGAGCTGGTGGAGATTGTACCAAGGGAACTCAAGTTCATAT TTGAACCGAAGAAGCAAAACTCTTGCACTATTCGACTAGTTAATAAGTCCCAAAATCATGTTGCTTTTAAG GTCAAGACTACTAGTCCAAAGAAATACTGTGTTCGACCTAACACAGGAGTTATTAAGCCCAGATCATCCTGTGATTTTACAG TGACCATGCAGGCACAAAAGGCACCTCCTCCTGATATGGCATGCAAGGACAAGTTCTTAGTTCAATGCACAGTTGTGGCAGAAGAGACTGTTGAGGACGATATTACATCAGCCATG TTTTCCAAAGATGATGGCAAGTATGTTCAAGAAAATAAGATGAGAGTTATCCTTGTCAGTCCACACAGTTCGCCTGTTTTATCACCAATCAATGGAGCACAAGGTGATCTTCCAAGTTACACAGATTCACCACGAGAAGATCAAGTACATGGTAATGAAAATATCAGTTCACAGCAAGAA GGATCTATCAATGGAGTACATAACCACAGTGGAAGATACGAAGAATCGTTGACTAGAGATCAAGTAAACCCACTTGATCAAAATCCACAGAAAGAA CTGGATGAGAATGTAAGTGAGTTTAAAAAGGAAAATGCCAACATGCAAATGGAAGGAAAGCATGTGCAGTTGGAGACGAGGAAGCATGAAGAAGAGATGGAATTAGTCAAGAATGTTGGGATCATGAAGTCCAAAATAAGTGAACTAGAACGAAAACTAAGTGAG GCCAAAGACACCATCTCAAGGCTAACGGAGGAGAGGAAATTTACCGCTCAAGAAAGAGAGAGCTTACAAAGAGAATTG GTCATGTTGACAAATAAGAAAGGCGGAAAGAAAGTCCGAGTTGGATTTCCTCTCCTCTATGTGATTACTGTGGCCTTTATTAGTATGGTGTTCGGTTACCTTTTGCATTACTGA